A genomic segment from Malus domestica chromosome 05, GDT2T_hap1 encodes:
- the LOC103402178 gene encoding glycolipid transfer protein 3 has translation MKRKLMDQNMGSEIRCAIEELSVMVKVKGGILVPAAENGGGDHAHEAAHIPTRPFLSLCTLILQVLDKIGPTMAVLSQDVHQNIRRLETKHESDPPTYSNMVDMLKNETTEGIARNVTSCSRAFVWLTRSLDFTVALLQNLVRDPGKNMKQAVEESYTITLKPWHRWISSAASKVALMLVPDNETFISSLMAKDENYDDLKLEIETLVSLLVPYLEQIHSILKFYHLDRLKSN, from the exons ATGAAAAGGAAGTTAATGGATCAGAACATGGGATCAGAGATTAGATGTGCCATTGAAGAACTCTCCGTTATGGTCAAAGTTAAAGGTGGTATACTGGTCCCAGCGGCTGAAAATGGTGGTGGTGATCATGCTCACGAGGCTGCCCATATTCCCACCAggccttttctttctctctgcacctTGATTCTTCAAGTTcttg ATAAAATAGGACCAACAATGGCTGTTCTAAGCCAAGATGTCCATCAAAATATTCGG AGGTTGGAAACGAAACATGAATCAGATCCTCCAACATATTCAAATATGGTTGACATGTTGAAAAACGAGACGACAGAAGGCATTGCTAGAAACGTTACCAGTTGTAGTAGAGCCTTTGTTTGGCTCACCAG ATCCCTAGATTTTACAGTGGCCTTATTGCAAAATTTAGTAAGAGATCCCGGGAAAAATATGAAGCAGGCAGTGGAAGAGTCTTATACCATTACTTTGAAGCCATGGCATAGATGGATTTCATCAGCTGCTTCTAAA GTAGCTCTAATGCTAGTGCCAGACAATGAAACATTCATTAGTAGCCTCATGGCAAAAGATGAAAACTATGACGACTTGAAGCTGGAAATAGAGACCTTAGTTTCCTTACTTGTGCCTTATCTGGAACAAATCCACTCGATTCTG AAATTTTATCACTTGGATAGGTTGAAATCTAACTGA